One stretch of Prunus persica cultivar Lovell chromosome G1, Prunus_persica_NCBIv2, whole genome shotgun sequence DNA includes these proteins:
- the LOC18789337 gene encoding uncharacterized protein At3g27210 isoform X2 produces MGNCGSVRKTQDSSPKSQLKCSSFSRTGCILTERPIQENTIRTVMPGASSLRELINGKEDMQFSSDPRLESDCEDFFSVNGDLTPSSTNTPIHQSSPIKSPATDVKKQLIELFHESFNDEAGHQDLHYESEAESSIFHRTQNSANKTPYESVADIVFRSVAISNANSEPRTRKNTEFAQCCLPKLVRNLSFSERKKR; encoded by the exons ATGGGAAATTGTGGTTCGGTTCGTAAAACCCAAGACTCTTCCCCTAAGTCACAACTCAAATGCTCAAGCTTTTCTAGGACAGGATGCATCCTCACTGAACGGCCTATTCAAGAAAACACAATTCGTACCGTGATGCCCGGTGCAAGCAGTTTACGAGAACTAATAA ATGGCAAAGAGGATATGCAATTTTCTTCTGACCCCAGGTTAGAATCTGATTGTGAAGATTTCTTCAGTGTCAATGGTG ATCTTACCCCATCCAGCACCAATACTCCAATCCACCAAAGCAGCCCCATAAAATCCCCGGCAACTGATGTGAAAAAGCAACTGATTGAATTGTTTCATGAAAGCTTCAATGATGAGGCTGGCCATCAGGATTTACATTATGAGTCGGAAGCAGAATCTTCTATTTTTCACCGGACACAAAATTCAGCAAACAAAACCCCATATGAATctgtagcagatatagttttCAGAAGCGTGGCGATTTCAAACGCAAATTCCGAACCCAGGACTAGAAAAAATACAGAGTTTGCACAATGCTGCCTGCCAAAGTTGGTGCGGAACCTAAGCTTCAGTGAGAGGAAGAAACGCTGA
- the LOC18789337 gene encoding uncharacterized protein At3g27210 isoform X1, with protein sequence MGNCGSVRKTQDSSPKSQLKCSSFSRTGCILTERPIQENTIRTVMPGASSLRELITGKFRFCLSFSFCKQSVHACYSVDGKEDMQFSSDPRLESDCEDFFSVNGDLTPSSTNTPIHQSSPIKSPATDVKKQLIELFHESFNDEAGHQDLHYESEAESSIFHRTQNSANKTPYESVADIVFRSVAISNANSEPRTRKNTEFAQCCLPKLVRNLSFSERKKR encoded by the exons ATGGGAAATTGTGGTTCGGTTCGTAAAACCCAAGACTCTTCCCCTAAGTCACAACTCAAATGCTCAAGCTTTTCTAGGACAGGATGCATCCTCACTGAACGGCCTATTCAAGAAAACACAATTCGTACCGTGATGCCCGGTGCAAGCAGTTTACGAGAACTAATAA CTGGAAAATTTCGATTTTGTTTGAGTTTCTCGTTTTGTAAGCAATCTGTGCATGCTTGCTACTCTGTAGATGGCAAAGAGGATATGCAATTTTCTTCTGACCCCAGGTTAGAATCTGATTGTGAAGATTTCTTCAGTGTCAATGGTG ATCTTACCCCATCCAGCACCAATACTCCAATCCACCAAAGCAGCCCCATAAAATCCCCGGCAACTGATGTGAAAAAGCAACTGATTGAATTGTTTCATGAAAGCTTCAATGATGAGGCTGGCCATCAGGATTTACATTATGAGTCGGAAGCAGAATCTTCTATTTTTCACCGGACACAAAATTCAGCAAACAAAACCCCATATGAATctgtagcagatatagttttCAGAAGCGTGGCGATTTCAAACGCAAATTCCGAACCCAGGACTAGAAAAAATACAGAGTTTGCACAATGCTGCCTGCCAAAGTTGGTGCGGAACCTAAGCTTCAGTGAGAGGAAGAAACGCTGA